The genomic window GTGTCCGCGCCGTCATCGACTTCAGCGCGGTCGGCGTCGGTGATCCCGCGTGCGACCTGATGATCGCGTGGGCGCTGTTCTCGGGCGAGAGTCGCGCGCGTTTCCGGCGCGCGGTCGATGTCGACGACGCGACGTGGGCGCGCGGGCGCGGTCATGCGCTCTCGCAGGCCGCGCTCTTCATCCCCTACTACCGCGACACGAACCCGCTCGGCGTCGCGCGTGCCCGCCACCTGATCGCCGAGGTGCTCGCCGATCCCGACTGAACCGGTGGCGGGGCGGGTATCGCACGGAGATGCCTCGATCGATCTGGACGGGCTCGATCAGCTTCGGGCTCGTCAGCATCCCGGTCCGCCTGTACTCCGCGATCCACGAGCACGACGTGCACTTCCACCAGCTCGCGCCCGACGGCTCGCGAATCCACTACGAGCGCGTCTCGGAGAAGACCGGCAAGGCCGTCGACTACGACAACATCCGTCGCGGGTTCGAGACGAGCAAGGGTCACTACGTCGTCTTCGACAAGGGTGAGCTCGACGACCTCCAGCCCGCGTCGACGAAGACGGTCGACATCGAGGACTTCGTCGGGCTCGCGGAGATCGACCCCGTGTACTACGAGCGCACCTACCTGCTCGCGCCCGACGGCGAGGGGGCGGCGAAGGGTTACGCGCTGCTCGCGTCGGTGATGGACGACACGCAACGCGTCGCGATCGGCAAGGTCGTGATGCGCGAGAAGCAATACCTCGCCGCGATCCGTCCGTACGGCAAAGGCCTCGCGCTCTCGACGATGCGGTTCGCCGACGAGGTCGCGGCACCCAAGAGCGTCGACGTCTTCCCGACGCGCACGGCCAGCGTGAAGCCGCGCGAGAAGAAGATGGCGAAGCAGATCGTCGACTCGATGGCGGGTGCGTGGGATCCGACGCGCTACCACGACGACTACGAGGAACAGCTGCGCGCCATCATCAAGGCGAAGTCGAAGGGCGAGACGATCGAGGCCGAGCCGCAGGAGCAGACCGCACAGGTGATCGACCTCATGGACGCGCTGCGCGCCAGCCTCGACCGCAAGCCGTCGCGGGCGCGACGTTCCGCGAAGAAGACGGCCGCGAAGAAGCCGGCGAAGCGGACCGCGGCGACGCGACAGCCGGCGAAGAAGCGGGTGCGGAAGAGCGCGTAGATTCGGCGCACGCCTGCTCGAGCGAGGTACGCAATGACGCTGGCCCGCTACAACGACAAGCGCGACTTCGGGCGCACACCGGAGCCCAAGGGCGCGCTCGGCGACGCGCCCGGGTGGCGCTTCGTGATCCAACGGCATCGCGCGCGCCGCCTGCACTACGACTTCCGTCTCGAGGCCGCAGGCGTGCTCGTGAGCTGGGCGGTGCCGAAGGGCATCACGCTCGATCCCAAGGCGCGCCATCTCGCGGTGCACGTCGAGGATCACCCCGTCGACTACATCGACTTCGAAGGCGTGATCCCCGCGGGCGAGTACGGCGGCGGCGACGTGATCGTGTGGGACCGCGGCACGTGGGAGCTCGACAAGGGCGACGACCCGATCGCGGAGGTCGAGGCCGGCGAGGTGCACGCGGAGCTGCACGGCGAGAAGATCCGCGGGCGCATCGTGCTCATCCGCACGAAGGAGCAGGGCGGAAAAGAGCAATGGCTCGTCCTGCACAAGAAGGACGACCACTCGGTCGAAGGCTGGGATCCGGAAGCGCATCCGCGCTCGGTGATCAGTGGTCGCACGAACGACGAGGTCGCCGCGCATCCCGACCGCGTGTGGACCACGACCGGATCGGTCACCAGCGCGTCGGCCGACTTCGCGGGCGCGACCGACGACGAGCTCGCGGCGCTCGACGCGCTCGGGGCGAAGGGCCACTGGGAGCTCCAGGGTCGCGAGCTCGCGCTGACGAACCTCGACAAGGTGCTGTTCCCGGCGCGCGGTCGCGGCAAGGGCGTCACGAAGCGCGATCTCGTGCGCTACGCCGCGACGATCGCGCCGGTGATGCTCCCCTATCTCGCGAGCCGCCCGCTCAACCTGCACCGCTATCCGAACGGCGCGGGCACGAAGGGGTTCTGGCAGAAGGCTGCGCCCGACTACGCGCCCGAATGGATCCCGCGCTGGCGCAACGAGGACGCCGACGCGGGTGAGAGCGAGGCGTACCTCGTCGCCGACAGCGCGCCCGCACTCGCGTGGCTTGCGAATCACGGCGCGCTCGAGTTGCACCCGTGGACGTCGACGGTCTTCGACGCGCACCAACCGACGTACGCGCTCATCGATCTCGATCCCGGCGAGCACACGACGTGGGACGAGCTGCTCATGCTCGCGCGCCTGCACCGAACCGCGCTCGAGCACCTCTCGGTGCGCGGCTACCCGAAGGTCACGGGACAGCGCGGCATCCAGATCTGGATCCCGATCGAGCCGGGCCCGACGTTCGACGAGACGCGCGACTGGGTCGAGCAGCTCTCACGCGCGGTCGGCGCGACCGTGCCCGACCTCGTGAGCTGGAGTTGGCAGAAGGACGCGCGCCACGGGCTCGCGCGGCTCGACTACACGCAGAACGCGATCAACAAGACGCTCGTCGCGCCGTACAGCACGCGACCTGCGGCCGGTGCCCCGGTGTCGGCGCCGATCGAGTGGGACGAGCTCGACGACCCCGGCCTCACGCCCGACCGCTGGACGATCCGCGACATCGGTGAGCGCATCGCGGCGATCGGCGACCCCATGGCCGGGGCGCTCGCCGACCCGCAACACCTGCCCGAGCTTCGCTGATCCGCGGGCACATCGCGCCCGGATTCATTGGGTTTTTGCTTGTTGTCGAACGTGTGTTCGTGTATGGTCGTCGCATGGCAACGGTGGTGCTCGAGCGATTACGCGCCGCGATCGACGAGCTCGCCGGCGAAGCCATCGAGGCCGCGCCGCAGAGTGAGTCGGTGATCGCGCTGGCGCGGGAGATGGCGCGGCTCGATGCCCAGCTCGCGCGGCGACTCTCGGAGGTCGATCGGTCGGGTGAGTGGTCGCTCGACGGGGCGCGTTCCGCGGCGGGGTGCTCGTGAAGCACACGCGTTGCGGGTCGGGTGAGGCGCATCATCGGGTGAAGGTTGCGCGTCAGCTCGGGCAGATGCCGATCGCGAGTACGGCGTGGGAGCGCGGGGAGATCGGGAGCTCGCACGTCGCCGCGCTGGCGAGGGTGCGCCACGCCGCGGCCGCGGACGCGGCGTTCGCAGTGTTCGAGCCCGCGCTGGTCGACACGGCGCGCGCCGGCCGGCCGGACGATGTCGTCAATGTGGGGAAGCAATGGCGTGACGCGCTCGATGACGCGTTGGATCGCGACGGCGCCGCACCCGTGGATCGTGAGCACGAACGCCGCGGCGTGCAGTTCTCACGCGCGCTCGACGGCATGGGACTCCTCCACGGCACGTTCGACTCCGAGGGTGCCGAGATCGTGGAGAAGGGCCCTGAAACGCAGTTACGACCGGGCCCACGCGGCCGGCGATCCGCGCACTCCGGCGCAGCAGCGCAGCGACGCGATCGTGGAGATCTTCCGTCACTACCTCGACGGCCAACCGCGCGGCACGAACCGGCCGCACATCATCTACGTCGTGAGTGTCGAGACGATCAGCGGTGGGGCGGTCGGGATCTGCGAGACGCTCGACGGCCGCCGCGTCTCCCCCGAGATGTTGCGGCGAATCGCGTGCGATTCGATCGGTCAGCTCCTCATCGTCGACGGCGATGGTGTGCCGCTCGCGATGGGTGGCGCGACGCGGACCTTCACGCCCGACCAGTACCGGGCGATCATGGTGCGCGACGGCGGCTGCCGCTGGCCCGATTGCGACGCCCCACCCCGCGACTGCGAAGCCCACCACGGCAAGGAGCGGGCGCTCGGCGGCTTGACCGATGTCGACAACGGCTCGGCCGCGTGCAGGGGCCGCGGCCACCACCAGCTCGTGCACGAAGGCGGCTGGACCGTGCGCGGCGACCCGAACGGCGAGCTCACCTTCTCCGACCCCGACGGCAACTGCCGCGGGAGTAGCCGACCCCGCAAGCGCCCACCACCCATCCTCACCCGAGCCGGTGAGCTCGCCGCACTCGCACGCGAACGCGCTCGCGCCCTCGCTGCCGCGTGAGCGAACCCAGGCCTCCGATCGACCCGCGGGTCGCGGCGCAGTGTGGGCTCGACGGATGCGACGAGGGGCGCAGGTCTCGCGACGGCCCCCGAGTTCGGATTCCAGATCAGGAGCTGCTCGACTGGTTCGTCCTCACCGCGTACCAGTACAAGTCACGCACGTTGAACGTTCCCGGCACGTTCTTGCGGGAGATGCCTTTCCGCGTCAGCGTTCCGTACATCGTTGTGCCGCACAGTTCGCAGTAGATCGTGATGTCGTTCTTCTGGTTCGACCAAACGAACTTGTAAGCACCCTCGATGAGGCCGGTCCCATCGGCTCTGATCTTCATCTGGCCCCGACCGCGCCAGTCGTTCGGCGGATACTCGACGTGGAGCCGATACGTGCCGACGAACTCCGGCGCATGGGCGGCCGAAGCCGCGCTGACTGCCGCCGGCGCTGCGGTCACGGCAGCCAGGCCGAGAAGCACCGCAAGCACGAGCCGTCGCATCGACACCCCCACCTCGGAACCGCCCCAGGCTAACGGCGCGGCTCGAGCCGGGCCACTGCCGACCGGCGCGACGTTTCGTGCTGGCACCCCTCCGCACGCGGACGCGTGGGCTTAGCATCGGCACGAATCCAGCGGCGGTGGGATACGCAGCGGGAGCGGGGCGTGGGTCGGAAGTGGGCAGCAGTGGCGACGGCGGTCGCCGTGTTCATCGCGTTCGCGGCATCGGTCGGCGTGTCGTCGACCGCCGGCGCGACTCCAACGGTGACTCGCACCGCGGCACAGGCAGCCGGTGCCGGGGCGCGCGCCGCGGGGTGCACCAACGCGCACGGGACGCATCGCGCGCACTGCTACCTCGCGGTCGCGCCTGCGAACGCACCGCGGGCGAGCGCGCGTTCGACGACGACGTGTGCGGTCGACGAGTCCGCGGGCTACACGCCCTGCAACTTGCAGGCCGCGTACGGCCTCACGAAGTTGTCGGCGAGTCACGGGAAGGGCGTCACGGTCGCGGTCGTCGACCCGAACGACGATCCGAGCGCAGAAGCCGATCTCGGCGTGTACCGCGCGACGTACGGGCTGCCGAAGTGCACCACGAAGAACGGCTGCTTCCGCAAGGTCGACCAGGATGGCGTGCAGGGCAGCTACCCGGCGGCCGATCCAGGCGACGCGCAGGAGATCGCGCTCGACATCGACATGGTGTCGGCGGTCTGCCCGCACTGCCACATCCTCCTCGTCGAGGCCGACAGCAACGGCTTCGGCGATCTCGGCACCGCCGAGAACGAAGCGGTGACGCTCGGCGCCAAGGTCGTCTCGAACAGTTGGGGCACGGGCGAGTTCGACGGCGAGACGGGTTGGGACGGCGACTGGGATCACCCCGGTGTCGCGATCACGTTCAGCTCCGGCGACGCCGCGTACGGCGGCGGCGTGCAGTATCCGTCGGCATCGCCGTACGTCACGTCGGTCGGCGGCACGGAGCTCACGCCGGCGACGACCACGCGCGGCTGGACCGAGGCCGCGTGGGTCACGCCGGGGCGGCCGATCACGCAGGGTTCGGGCAGCGGCTGCTCCGCGTACGAGCCGAAGCCCGCGTGGCAGACCGACGCGGGGTGCGCGAACCGCATGACCGCCGACGTGAGCGCGGTCGCGGCCGACGTCCTCAGCTACGACACCTACGGCAGCGGCGGTTGGGTCTACGAGTTCGGCACGAGCGTGTCGTCGCCGATCACCGCCGCGCTCTACGGGCTCGCGAACAACCCGGGCGGTGCCGCGATCCCCGCGTCCGCCGCGTACGCGGCGCGCGCGACCACGCGGCACGACATCACGAAGGGCAAGACCGGCGCGTGCTCACCGCTCTACTTCTGCAAGGCGGCGAAGGGCTACGACGGCCCAACCGGTCTCGGATCGCCGCACGGCATCGGCGAGTTCGTCGTGCCGTACGTCGCGCCACCGACGATCGACGGCGTCGCGTTCACGGGACCGACGTCGGCCCCGACGGTCACGATCAGCGGCTCGAACCTCGGCGCGACCGCGCCGACGGGCTCCGCGATCAACTGCTTCGGTGGCGACACCGGCGACACGTTCGGATCGACGGGCCTGTGGTTCGCCGATACGAATGCGAGCTGGACGGCGGGGCAGGCCGGTGACTGCATCGGCATCGTCCTGCAGTCGTGGAGCACGACGCAGGTCGTGTTCCAGCTCGGCAACGGCTACGACCACTATCAACCGATCGCACACGGCGACGCGATCGAGGTCGAAGCCGAAGGCACGACCTTCGGCGGCTTCCTTCCGTGACGCGCGTCAGTCCGTATTGAACCAGCGGCGGCGCCGCGTCGCGCCGAAGTCCTTCTTCGACTCCGCGAGCTCGAGCGACGGTTCGAGGAACACACCGGTGGGCGTCGGGCCGCCGAGGAAGTTCACCTCGAACTTGGCGACCTCCGCACCGCCGAACTCGATGTAGCAGGTCGCGATACCCGGATACGGCGGCGGCTCGTCGCCGCCCTTCAAGCGGTGCACGAGCACGTCGGCGACCGTGCCGGCCTCGCCCTCGGCGATGACACCGACGCGCGGCACCGGCGCGCTCGTGATGTCGCCCACCGCGTAGACATTGGGGAAGCGCGTCGCGAACGTCTTCGGGTCGACCGGGATCCAGCCGTCGACGGTCAACCCCGACTCCACGACGACGGGCGGCGCCTCGTGCACGGGCACGCCCAGGAACAGGTCGTAGTTCAGCGTGCGTCCGTCGCGGAGCGTCGCAGTGTGCGTCGCGGGATCGAGCGCGGTGACGACGGTCTCCGGGCAGAACTCGATGCCGCGCGCCGCGAGCGCACCGAGGATCCCACCGGAAGCTTCCTTCGAGATGGGGATCGGCATCCCCATCGGCGTGAGCACCTTGATCGTCGTCGCGCCGCGCACACCGCGCGACTCGAGGTGGTCGTGCAGCATCATGGCGCACTCGTACGGTGCGGCCGGGCACTTGAAGAACGGCCCGAGCACGCTGACGATCGCGTCGCCGCGGTCGAAGCGCGGGATCACCTCACGCAACCGCTCCGCACCCGCGACCGTGTAGAACTCGTTACCGCCTTCGACGAGGCCGGGCGTGCGTGCCGGCACGATGTCGGCGCCGAGCGCGACCACGAGCACGTCGGCGTCGTACGTTGCGCGATCGGTCGTCACCGTTCGGCGCTCCGGATCGATCGCGGTCACGCTCTCCTGCTTGAACGTGACCGACGGCTTGTCGATGTCGGAGTACGACATGCGCACCGCCTGGCGCGTCTGCCGTCCGTACATGACGTCGAGCTTCGAGTAGCCGAACACGAAGGCGTCGGCTGCGTCGATGAGCACGACCTCCACCTCGTCGGCGACTTCGTCGGACAATCGCGTCGCCAGCTCCAGCCCCGCGAAGCCGGCCCCCAGAATCACGACCCGCTCCATGGCGCGCAATCTAGGCGGTCAGCCCAGTTCGTGGAGGAGGTCGGCCATCTCTTCGCGGAAGCGGCGCAGCTCTTCGCGATGGGCGGCGGAGAGCCGCGCGAGCGCGCGCTCGCCGCGCGCGGTGAGCGTGAGCCGTTGCCGCCGCCGATCGCGCGCATCGGTGTGGCGCTCGATGAGACCGGCTTCGACCGCGCGATCGACGAGCTCG from Acidimicrobiia bacterium includes these protein-coding regions:
- a CDS encoding Ku protein produces the protein MPRSIWTGSISFGLVSIPVRLYSAIHEHDVHFHQLAPDGSRIHYERVSEKTGKAVDYDNIRRGFETSKGHYVVFDKGELDDLQPASTKTVDIEDFVGLAEIDPVYYERTYLLAPDGEGAAKGYALLASVMDDTQRVAIGKVVMREKQYLAAIRPYGKGLALSTMRFADEVAAPKSVDVFPTRTASVKPREKKMAKQIVDSMAGAWDPTRYHDDYEEQLRAIIKAKSKGETIEAEPQEQTAQVIDLMDALRASLDRKPSRARRSAKKTAAKKPAKRTAATRQPAKKRVRKSA
- the ligD gene encoding non-homologous end-joining DNA ligase, whose amino-acid sequence is MTLARYNDKRDFGRTPEPKGALGDAPGWRFVIQRHRARRLHYDFRLEAAGVLVSWAVPKGITLDPKARHLAVHVEDHPVDYIDFEGVIPAGEYGGGDVIVWDRGTWELDKGDDPIAEVEAGEVHAELHGEKIRGRIVLIRTKEQGGKEQWLVLHKKDDHSVEGWDPEAHPRSVISGRTNDEVAAHPDRVWTTTGSVTSASADFAGATDDELAALDALGAKGHWELQGRELALTNLDKVLFPARGRGKGVTKRDLVRYAATIAPVMLPYLASRPLNLHRYPNGAGTKGFWQKAAPDYAPEWIPRWRNEDADAGESEAYLVADSAPALAWLANHGALELHPWTSTVFDAHQPTYALIDLDPGEHTTWDELLMLARLHRTALEHLSVRGYPKVTGQRGIQIWIPIEPGPTFDETRDWVEQLSRAVGATVPDLVSWSWQKDARHGLARLDYTQNAINKTLVAPYSTRPAAGAPVSAPIEWDELDDPGLTPDRWTIRDIGERIAAIGDPMAGALADPQHLPELR
- a CDS encoding DUF222 domain-containing protein, producing the protein MPRSWRRALKRSYDRAHAAGDPRTPAQQRSDAIVEIFRHYLDGQPRGTNRPHIIYVVSVETISGGAVGICETLDGRRVSPEMLRRIACDSIGQLLIVDGDGVPLAMGGATRTFTPDQYRAIMVRDGGCRWPDCDAPPRDCEAHHGKERALGGLTDVDNGSAACRGRGHHQLVHEGGWTVRGDPNGELTFSDPDGNCRGSSRPRKRPPPILTRAGELAALARERARALAAA
- a CDS encoding peptidase S8, which codes for MATAVAVFIAFAASVGVSSTAGATPTVTRTAAQAAGAGARAAGCTNAHGTHRAHCYLAVAPANAPRASARSTTTCAVDESAGYTPCNLQAAYGLTKLSASHGKGVTVAVVDPNDDPSAEADLGVYRATYGLPKCTTKNGCFRKVDQDGVQGSYPAADPGDAQEIALDIDMVSAVCPHCHILLVEADSNGFGDLGTAENEAVTLGAKVVSNSWGTGEFDGETGWDGDWDHPGVAITFSSGDAAYGGGVQYPSASPYVTSVGGTELTPATTTRGWTEAAWVTPGRPITQGSGSGCSAYEPKPAWQTDAGCANRMTADVSAVAADVLSYDTYGSGGWVYEFGTSVSSPITAALYGLANNPGGAAIPASAAYAARATTRHDITKGKTGACSPLYFCKAAKGYDGPTGLGSPHGIGEFVVPYVAPPTIDGVAFTGPTSAPTVTISGSNLGATAPTGSAINCFGGDTGDTFGSTGLWFADTNASWTAGQAGDCIGIVLQSWSTTQVVFQLGNGYDHYQPIAHGDAIEVEAEGTTFGGFLP
- a CDS encoding FAD-dependent oxidoreductase, which translates into the protein MERVVILGAGFAGLELATRLSDEVADEVEVVLIDAADAFVFGYSKLDVMYGRQTRQAVRMSYSDIDKPSVTFKQESVTAIDPERRTVTTDRATYDADVLVVALGADIVPARTPGLVEGGNEFYTVAGAERLREVIPRFDRGDAIVSVLGPFFKCPAAPYECAMMLHDHLESRGVRGATTIKVLTPMGMPIPISKEASGGILGALAARGIEFCPETVVTALDPATHTATLRDGRTLNYDLFLGVPVHEAPPVVVESGLTVDGWIPVDPKTFATRFPNVYAVGDITSAPVPRVGVIAEGEAGTVADVLVHRLKGGDEPPPYPGIATCYIEFGGAEVAKFEVNFLGGPTPTGVFLEPSLELAESKKDFGATRRRRWFNTD